One Rissa tridactyla isolate bRisTri1 chromosome 1, bRisTri1.patW.cur.20221130, whole genome shotgun sequence DNA segment encodes these proteins:
- the PCDH8 gene encoding protocadherin-8: MSPLRLLAVACLLALSRGKTVRYRTDEEGAPGTVIGTLADEMPVKAPGEMSFRLMRQFSNSSLVRVREEDGQLSIGEAGLDRERLCGQAPQCVLAFDVVSCWRERYRLVHVELEVRDINDNAPRFPRAQMALEVSESAAPGTRLPLEVAVDEDVGSNSIQSFQVSLNSHFGVEAQTRADGARCADLVLLQELDRERQPSYTLELVAKDGGSPARSGTATVHVRVLDANDNSPAFAQGSVTVELPEDAPPGSLLLDLDAVDPDEGPNGEVVYTFGSQVPPEARRLFRLDPRSGRLTLEAAVDYERTRTYELDVRAQDRGASPRTATCTVIVRLTDVNDNAPRISISALRGAASAAGVAYVSEAAASESFVALVSASDRDSGANGQVRCSLRGHDHFALQRAYEDSYMIVTTAALDRERIPEYNLTVVAEDLGSPPFKTVRQYTVRVSDENDNAPLFAKPLYEVAVPENNPPGAYITTVVARDPDLGHNGKVTYRLLETQVMGAPISTYVSVDPATGAIYALRTFNYEILKQLDLRIQATDGGSPQLSSSTLVKVRMVDQNDNPPVIIHPVLTNGTVEISVSSKTSRDSLVAQIKARDADDGANAELTFAFLEEPQQDLFTINPSNGDIVLRGDLSEELGQLFKVILTVTDNGRPPLATTATVNFLVTATAPSSIQEIAKPSSWEGKALQWDIPLIVIIVLAGSCTLLLVAIITIATTCNRRKKGNEIKNNASLKEQIDISHLEKGRQEEGSPRGNVFEVRTFPSKTSFTSPDTSPAAEEISTAESGSDSTCLYEGQKRLRGPNGEQGFAAAPSYGKEAAPPVAIWKGHSFNTISGREAEKFSGKDSGKGDSDFNDSDSDISGDALKKDLITHMQNGLWACTAECKILGHSDRCWSPSCGRANPHPSPHPSAPLSTFCKSTSLPRDPLRRDNFYQAQLPKTVGLQSVYEKVLHRDFDRTITLLSPPRPARLPDLQEIGVPLYPAPSTRYLGPQTDTAEKV; this comes from the exons ATGAGCCCCCTGCGGCTGCTGGCCGTCGCCTGCCTGCTGGCCCTGTCCCGCGGCAAGACGGTGAGGTACCGCACGGACGAGGAGGGGGCGCCCGGCACGGTGATCGGTACGCTGGCCGACGAGATGCCGGTGAAGGCGCCGGGGGAGATGAGCTTCCGCCTGATGCGGCAGTTCAGCAACAGCTCGCTGGTGCGGGTGCGGGAGGAGGACGGGCAGCTGAGCATCGGGGAAGCGGGGCTGGACCGGGAGCGGCTGTGCGGGCAGGCCCCCCAGTGCGTCCTGGCCTTCGACGTGGTGAGCTGCTGGCGGGAGCGCTACCGCCTGGTGCACGTGGAGCTGGAGGTGCGTGACATCAACGACAATGCCCCACGTTTCCCTCGTGCCCAGATGGCGCTGGAGGTGTCGGAGAGCGCCGCACCGGGCACCCGTCTCCCACTGGAGGTGGCCGTGGATGAGGACGTGGGCTCCAACTCCATCCAGAGCTTCCAGGTCTCCCTCAACAGCCACTTTGGTGTGGAGGCGCAGACACGGGCAGATGGAGCACGCTGTGCAGACCTcgtgctgctccaggagctggACCGCGAGCGCCAGCCCTCCTACACACTGGAGCTGGTGGCCAAGGATGGTGGCAGCCCGGCACGCTCAGGCACGGCCACTGTGCACGTCCGTGTCCTCGATGCCAACGACAACAGCCCTGCCTTCGCCCAGGGCTCGGTCAcagtggagctgcctgaggatgCGCCACCTGGCTCCCTGCTGCTCGACCTGGACGCTGTGGATCCCGACGAGGGCCCCAATGGCGAGGTGGTCTACACCTTCGGCAGCCAGGTGCCCCCCGAGGCACGGCGGCTCTTCCGCCTCGACCCACGCTCGGGCCGCCTCACGTTGGAGGCCGCTGTGGACTATGAGCGCACCCGTACCTACGAGCTGGACGTGCGTGCTCAGGACCGTGGCGCCAGCCCCCGCACCGCCACCTGCACTGTCATCGTGCGCCTCACTGATGTCAACGACAACGCGCCGCGCATCAGCATCAGCGCCCTCCGTGGTGCCGCCAGTGCCGCTGGTGTGGCCTACGTTAGTGAGGCAGCGGCCAGCGAGAGTTTTGTGGCCCTTGTCAGTGCCTCAGACCGTGACTCAGGTGCCAATGGGCAGGTGCGCTGTAGCCTTCGTGGCCATGACCACTTTGCCCTGCAGCGTGCATATGAGGACAGCTACATGATCGTCACAACGGCGGCGCTGGACCGCGAGCGCATCCCTGAGTACAACCTCACCGTGGTGGCCGAGGACCTGGGCTCGCCACCCTTCAAGACCGTCCGCCAGTACACAGTGCGGGTGAGCGATGAGAATGACAATGCGCCACTCTTTGCCAAGCCCCTCTATGAGGTGGCCGTGCCAGAGAACAACCCTCCAGGTGCCTACATCACCACTGTGGTGGCCCGCGACCCTGATCTTGGCCACAACGGTAAGGTCACTTACCGGCTCCTGGAGACACAGGTCATGGGGGCCCCCATCTCCACCTATGTCTCAGTGGACCCTGCCACTGGGGCCATCTATGCCCTCAGGACGTTCAACTATGAGATCCTCAAGCAGTTGGACCTGAGGATCCAGGCCACTGACGGTGGCTCCCcacagctttccagcagcacccTTGTCAAAGTGAGGATGGTGGACCAGAACGACAACCCTCCCGTCATCATCCACCCAGTGCTCACCAATGGGACAGTGGAAATCAGTGTGTCCAGCAAGACCTCCCGTGATTCCCTGGTAGCCCAGATCAAAGCTCGAGACGCAGATGACGGGGCCAATGCCGAACTCACCTTTGCCTTCCTGGAAGAGCCCCAGCAGGACCTTTTCACCATCAACCCAAGTAATGGGGACATcgtgctgaggggagacctctcCGAAGAGCTGGGACAGCTGTTCAAGGTCATCCTCACCGTGACAGACAATGGCAGACCCCCTCTGGCCACGACTGCCACAGTCAACTTCCTGGTGACCGCCACTGCTCCTTCCAGTATCCAGGAGATAGCCAAGCCCAGCTCCTGGGAAGGAAAGGCTTTGCAGTGGGATATCCCTCTGATAGTGATCATCGTCCTGGCGGGCAGCTGCACCCTCCTCCTGGTGGCTATAATCACCATCGCCACCACCTGCAACAGGCGCAAGAAGGGGAATGAGATCAAAAACAACGCTTCTTTGAAGGAGCAGATAGACATCTCCCACCTGGAGAAGGGCCGACAGGAGGAGGGCAGCCCGAGGGGGAATGTGTTTGAGGTACGAACCTTTCCCAGCAAAACCTCTTTCACCAGCCCCGACACTTCTCCAGCTGCTGAAGAGATCTCCACTGCTGAGAGCGGCAGCGACAGCACTTGCCTCTACGAGGGTCAGAAGAGGCTCAGAGGACCAAACGGGGAG cagggttTCGCTGCTGCTCCGAGCTATGGCAAGGAGGCTGCTCCCCCCGTGGCCATTTGGAAGGGGCACTCCTTCAACACCATCTCCGGCCGGGAGGCAGAGAAGTTCAGCGGCAAAGACAGCGGCAAAGGCGACAGCGATTTTAATGACAGCGACTCAGATATCAGCGGAGATGCCCTGAAGAAAGATCTCATCACGCACATGCAGAACG gTTTGTGGGCATGCACGGCCGAGTGCAAGATCCTGGGCCACTCGGACCGCTGCTGGAGCCCCTCCTGTGGCCGAGCCAacccccacccctctccccatccctcagcACCCCTCTCCACCTTCTGCAAGAGCACGTCCTTGCCCAGGGATCCCCTCCGCAGGGACAACTTTTATCAAGCCCAGCTGCCCAAAACAGTGGGGCTGCAGAGCGTCTACGAGAAAGTGCTGCACAGGGACTTTGACCGGACGATCACGCTGctctccccgccgcgccccgcgcggCTCCCCGACCTTCAGGAGATTGGGGTGCCCCTCTACCCAGCCCCCTCGACTAGATACCTGGGTCCCCAGACTGACACGGCTGAGAAAGTGTAG